From the genome of Proteus vulgaris, one region includes:
- the odhB gene encoding 2-oxoglutarate dehydrogenase complex dihydrolipoyllysine-residue succinyltransferase has product MSSVDILVPDLPESVADASVATWHKKPGDSIQRDEVLVEIETDKVVLEVPASEAGVLESILEDEGATVGSRQLLGRIRLGDSTGIPADVKPAQDSTPAQRQSADIAEKGNNDALSPTARRLVAEHDVNPADVKGSGVGGRLTRQDIEGHVANKTATKPVEEAPQALLSHRSEKRVPMTRLRKRVAERLLEAKNTTAMLTTFNEINMQPIKDLRAQYGEAFEKRHGVRLGFMSFYIKAVVEALKRYPEVNASIDGTDVVYHNYFDISIAVSTPRGLVTPVLRDADAMSMADIEKNIKALAVKGRDGKLTVEDLTGGNFTITNGGVFGSLMSTPIINPPQSAILGMHAIKDRPMAVDGQVVILPMMYLALSYDHRLIDGRESVGFLVTVKEMLEDPARLLLDV; this is encoded by the coding sequence ATGAGTAGTGTAGACATTCTAGTACCGGATCTCCCTGAATCAGTTGCTGACGCATCGGTCGCAACTTGGCATAAAAAACCTGGTGATAGCATTCAACGCGATGAAGTGCTGGTTGAAATCGAAACAGATAAAGTTGTTTTAGAAGTTCCTGCAAGTGAAGCGGGCGTATTAGAAAGTATTCTTGAAGATGAAGGCGCTACCGTTGGTTCACGCCAATTACTTGGCCGCATTCGTTTAGGTGATAGCACCGGTATTCCTGCTGATGTGAAACCAGCTCAAGATAGTACACCAGCACAACGTCAAAGTGCTGATATTGCTGAAAAAGGTAATAACGATGCATTAAGTCCAACAGCACGTCGTTTAGTTGCAGAGCACGATGTTAATCCTGCTGATGTGAAAGGCAGTGGTGTAGGTGGTCGTTTAACTCGCCAAGATATCGAAGGTCATGTTGCAAATAAAACTGCAACGAAACCTGTTGAAGAAGCGCCTCAAGCGCTGTTATCTCATCGTAGCGAAAAACGTGTTCCAATGACACGTTTACGCAAACGTGTTGCAGAACGTTTATTAGAAGCGAAAAACACTACTGCAATGTTGACAACGTTTAACGAAATCAACATGCAACCAATCAAAGATTTACGTGCTCAATATGGCGAAGCTTTCGAAAAACGCCACGGTGTCCGTTTAGGCTTTATGTCTTTCTATATTAAAGCGGTTGTTGAAGCACTGAAACGCTACCCAGAAGTGAATGCTTCTATTGATGGCACTGATGTGGTTTATCACAACTATTTCGATATCAGTATTGCGGTATCAACACCTCGTGGTCTGGTAACACCAGTATTACGTGATGCGGATGCAATGAGCATGGCGGATATTGAGAAAAACATTAAAGCATTAGCAGTAAAAGGCCGTGATGGTAAGTTAACCGTTGAAGACTTAACGGGTGGTAACTTTACTATTACAAATGGTGGTGTTTTCGGTTCATTAATGTCAACGCCTATTATCAACCCACCACAAAGTGCCATTTTAGGGATGCATGCTATTAAAGATCGCCCAATGGCCGTTGATGGTCAGGTTGTTATTCTACCAATGATGTATCTGGCTCTGTCTTATGACCACCGCTTAATTGACGGTCGTGAGTCTGTCGGTTTCTTAGTAACCGTCAAAGAGATGCTAGAAGATCCAGCCCGTTTATTACTTGATGTATAG
- the sucA gene encoding 2-oxoglutarate dehydrogenase E1 component, producing the protein MQNGAMKDWLESTFLAGENQSYIEDIYEDYLTDPNSVDESWREIFQQLPASQGIEQSHSQTRDYFRRLAKESTRYHTSVSDPATDSKQVKVLQLINAFRFRGHQNANLDPLGLWKQESVPDLDPAFHNLTKEDFEETFNVGSFAIGKETMKLSDLYEALKRIYCGSIGAEYMHITNTEEKRWIQQRLESVNVADQFTKEEKLRFLTELTAAEGLERYLGAKFPGAKRFSLEGGDALVPMLKDLIRHAGKQDTREVVLGMAHRGRLNVLVNILGKKPADLFDEFAGIHKEHLGTGDVKYHQGFSSDFATEGAQVHLALAFNPSHLEIVSPVVIGSVRARRDRLDEARSNMVLPITIHGDAAVTGQGVVQETLNMSQARGYEVGGTVRIVINNQVGFTTSNPKDARSTQYCTDIVKMVQAPIFHVNADDPEAVAFVTRLALDFRNTFKRDVMIDLVCYRRHGHNEADEPNATQPLMYQKIKKHPTPRKIYADKLVAQSLLDANDVTELVNLYRDALDRGDCVVEEYRPMGLHSYTWEPYLNHEWNEEYPHKVEKTRLQDLARRVSTVPSEIVMQSRVEKIYADRAVMAEGEKLLDWGAAETLAYATLVDQGITIRLSGEDAGRGTFFHRHAVVHNQTNGSVYVPLANIHNAQGQFNVWDSVLTEEAVLAFEYGYATTEPRDLTIWEAQFGDFANVAQVVIDQFISSGEQKWGRMCGLVMLLPHGYEGQGPEHSSARLERYLQLCAEQNMQVCVPSTPAQVYHMLRRQALRGMRRPLIVMSPKSLLRHPLAVSALDELANGKFLPVIGEMDDLKPADVKRVVMCSGKVYYDLLEQRRANEQNNVAIIRIEQLYPFPHENIAQILASYSHVKDFVWCQEEPLNQGAWYCSQHNFRDAIPTGATLRYAGRPASASPAVGYTSVHQEQQKALVEDALKVE; encoded by the coding sequence ATGCAGAACGGCGCAATGAAGGACTGGCTAGAATCAACATTTCTAGCAGGAGAGAATCAGTCTTACATAGAAGATATCTATGAAGATTACCTAACTGACCCCAACTCTGTTGACGAAAGTTGGAGAGAGATTTTTCAACAACTGCCCGCAAGTCAAGGCATAGAGCAGTCGCATTCTCAGACCCGCGACTACTTCAGACGCCTCGCAAAAGAATCCACTCGATACCATACCTCGGTAAGCGATCCGGCAACGGACTCAAAACAAGTCAAAGTTTTGCAGCTCATCAATGCCTTTCGTTTCCGTGGCCATCAAAATGCGAACCTCGACCCACTTGGTTTATGGAAACAAGAATCTGTTCCAGATTTAGATCCTGCTTTCCATAATCTGACTAAAGAAGATTTTGAAGAAACTTTCAATGTTGGTTCTTTTGCCATCGGCAAAGAAACCATGAAATTAAGTGATTTATACGAAGCCCTGAAACGCATTTATTGTGGTTCAATCGGTGCTGAATATATGCATATCACTAACACTGAAGAGAAACGTTGGATCCAACAACGTTTAGAATCAGTTAATGTTGCAGACCAATTTACAAAAGAAGAAAAATTACGCTTCCTGACAGAGCTAACAGCTGCTGAAGGCTTAGAACGTTATTTAGGTGCGAAATTCCCAGGTGCGAAACGCTTCTCTTTAGAAGGTGGTGATGCACTAGTACCTATGTTAAAAGATTTAATCCGTCATGCTGGTAAACAAGATACTCGTGAAGTGGTTCTTGGTATGGCGCACCGCGGACGTTTAAACGTTTTGGTTAATATCCTCGGTAAAAAACCTGCTGATTTATTTGATGAATTTGCGGGGATCCATAAAGAGCATTTGGGAACTGGTGACGTTAAATATCACCAAGGTTTCTCATCCGATTTTGCAACTGAAGGGGCTCAAGTTCACTTAGCATTAGCCTTTAACCCTTCTCACTTAGAGATTGTTAGCCCAGTTGTTATCGGTTCTGTTCGTGCTCGTCGAGATCGTTTAGATGAAGCGCGTAGTAATATGGTTCTTCCTATTACAATCCATGGTGATGCTGCGGTAACTGGTCAAGGTGTTGTTCAAGAAACCTTGAATATGTCCCAAGCGCGTGGTTATGAAGTTGGCGGTACAGTTCGTATTGTTATCAATAACCAAGTTGGTTTCACCACGTCAAATCCAAAAGATGCTCGTTCAACACAATACTGTACTGATATTGTGAAAATGGTTCAGGCACCAATTTTCCACGTTAATGCTGATGATCCAGAAGCGGTTGCGTTTGTGACTCGCCTTGCGTTGGATTTCCGTAATACTTTTAAACGTGACGTAATGATTGATTTGGTGTGTTATCGCCGTCATGGCCATAACGAAGCGGATGAGCCAAATGCGACTCAGCCTCTGATGTATCAAAAAATCAAGAAACACCCAACACCACGTAAAATTTACGCAGATAAACTGGTTGCTCAATCACTGCTTGATGCCAATGATGTGACTGAACTGGTTAATCTCTATCGTGATGCACTGGATCGTGGTGATTGTGTCGTTGAAGAATACCGCCCAATGGGGCTGCATTCTTACACATGGGAGCCGTATTTAAATCACGAATGGAATGAAGAGTATCCACATAAAGTAGAGAAAACACGTTTACAAGATTTAGCACGCCGTGTGAGTACTGTTCCGTCAGAAATCGTCATGCAATCTCGTGTTGAGAAAATTTATGCTGACCGTGCTGTCATGGCAGAAGGTGAAAAACTACTCGACTGGGGTGCTGCGGAAACATTAGCGTATGCGACTTTAGTTGACCAAGGGATCACAATTCGCCTTTCTGGTGAAGATGCTGGTCGTGGTACATTCTTCCACCGTCACGCCGTTGTTCATAATCAAACTAATGGTTCTGTTTATGTTCCATTGGCTAATATTCATAATGCTCAAGGGCAATTTAATGTCTGGGACTCTGTATTAACAGAAGAAGCTGTTCTTGCATTTGAATATGGTTATGCCACAACAGAACCTCGTGATTTAACAATTTGGGAAGCACAATTTGGTGACTTCGCAAACGTTGCTCAAGTTGTTATAGACCAATTTATTAGTTCAGGTGAGCAAAAATGGGGTCGTATGTGTGGTTTAGTGATGCTGCTACCACACGGTTATGAAGGCCAAGGCCCTGAACACTCCTCTGCACGTTTAGAACGTTATCTGCAACTGTGTGCAGAGCAAAATATGCAGGTTTGTGTGCCATCAACACCAGCTCAGGTTTACCATATGTTACGCCGTCAAGCGTTACGTGGTATGCGTCGCCCACTTATCGTAATGTCACCAAAATCACTGTTACGTCACCCATTAGCGGTTTCTGCATTGGATGAGTTAGCCAACGGTAAATTCTTACCTGTAATTGGTGAAATGGATGATTTAAAACCGGCTGATGTAAAACGTGTTGTGATGTGCTCAGGTAAGGTTTACTACGATTTATTAGAACAACGTCGTGCTAATGAGCAAAACAACGTTGCCATTATTCGTATTGAACAACTGTATCCATTCCCACACGAAAATATTGCGCAAATTTTGGCATCTTACTCCCATGTGAAAGATTTCGTTTGGTGTCAAGAAGAGCCTTTAAATCAGGGGGCTTGGTATTGTAGCCAGCATAATTTCCGTGATGCGATCCCTACGGGCGCAACATTACGTTATGCAGGACGTCCGGCATCAGCCTCTCCAGCAGTCGGTTATACCTCTGTTCATCAGGAGCAACAAAAAGCTCTGGTTGAAGACGCACTGAAAGTTGAATAA